Within Elizabethkingia sp. JS20170427COW, the genomic segment TGATACATTGGAAAGATTGTTAGAGGACAAGAAAATCTTTAACCAATCATTTGCGGAAAAACTTCAACAAAACTAATGAGTTTTTTCAGGATTGAAGAATAAATTCAAATAAAAGATATTCATATCTTTTTATTATGCTTAATTTTGCACCAAAGTTAAGTGAAATGAGCTTATATAGTTGTGTTGTACTGATTCATGTTTTTTCAGCAATCTTAGGGATGGGGCCTGGGTTTGTGATGATTTATATTGTGAAGCAAGCCCGAAATATGGAAGAGCTAAGACATGCATATCTTATCAGAAACAAGCTTCATATTTTTGTGATGATAGGAGGAACTTTACTATTGCTCTCAGGGATTACTATGGGGACTTTAAATCCGTATTGGTGGAAGCAAGGATGGTATGTGACCAGCTTAGCTTTGTTTTTAATAGCCCTTAGTTTTGGTCCCTTGGTGTTGGCTCCCAAATCCAAGCCTATCAAGCAATTTCTATCCGAATATCAAGAGTCGGAAATCCCTGAAGAATACTACAGAAAAGCCAATCAATTATTTTTTTATGAACGTTTAGAAAATGTAATATTCTTAATCATTATTGCCTTGATGATTTTAAAGCCTTTTTAGGAATGTTCCTTTGGTTGGTTATTTGCGGGCAGTTTGTACTTCTAAAAAAAAATACAGACATTTGCCTCCTACCCTAAAAAGAAGTCCCATGAAGTTATGTATCGCCGAAAAGCCAAGTGTTGCCAGAGATATTGCTAAAGTATTAGGAGCAACTACCCCCAAGCAAGGT encodes:
- a CDS encoding DUF2269 family protein; amino-acid sequence: MSLYSCVVLIHVFSAILGMGPGFVMIYIVKQARNMEELRHAYLIRNKLHIFVMIGGTLLLLSGITMGTLNPYWWKQGWYVTSLALFLIALSFGPLVLAPKSKPIKQFLSEYQESEIPEEYYRKANQLFFYERLENVIFLIIIALMILKPF